Genomic window (Phragmites australis chromosome 5, lpPhrAust1.1, whole genome shotgun sequence):
AAATCTCGCCGATCCTCACCGCCGCGACGGCCATGGCGGTGCCCTCTCCCTTGCCCACCCCGCGCTCCCCGCGCCGCCCCGACGCTATCCTGCCCCCGTACACTTCCTCCGCCGACGCCCCGTCGTTCCTCGACTTCGGCGACCCGGCCTCCCTCGCCGCGCTCCGCGCCCTCACCGACGCGGGCGCCGCCACCCGCCTCCTCCACGAGTGCGTCGCCTACCAGCGCGCCCTCGATGCCCGCCTCGACGCGCTCCTTGCCCGCCGCGCCGACCTCGACcgtgccgccgcctccctcctccgctCCGCCCCGCCGCTCCTCTCGCTCGCGACCTCCGACGCCGCAGCGCTCAGggagtcctcctcctccaccgcggcGTTGGCCGATGCGCTATCCTCCCGCGTCCGCCACCTCGACGCGGCGCACTCCAGGGCGGACGCCGCGCTGGCCCGCGCTGAGGCAGCGCTCGACCGGTCCCACGCGCTCGAAGCCGCGCGCCGAGCCCTGGCTGCCGACGatcttgccgccgccgccacctccgcgcACGACTTCCTCGCCATCGACGCGCGGTTCCCCACCGACGACGACCTCCGCCGCGACCTGCTAGACATCAAGCGCCGGCTCGAGGGGCTCGCGCGACGGAGGCTCGCGGCGGCCGTCGATGCCCAGGACCACCCTGCCGTGCTCCGCCTCGTCCGCCTCTTCCCCCTCCTCGCCCTCGCCGATGAGGGACTCCAGGTCTATGTCGCCTACCTCAAGAAGGTGGTCGCTCTCCGTGCTCGTGCAGACTTTGAGCACCTCGCCGAGCTAACCTCTACCTCCCAGCCGACCTCTGAGCGGCCCGATTTTGTTGGCTGCCTCACTCGTCTCTTCAAGGACATTGTGCTCGCTGTTGAGGAGAATGATGCTGTGCTACGAGAGCTCCGGGGGGAGGATGGTGTCGCTTATGCCATCATTGAGCTGCAAGAGGAGTGTGACTCGCGGGGCACCCAGATCCTACGCCGGTATTCCGATTACCGGAAGCTTGCACGTCTTGCATTGGATATAAACTCCTATACTAAAAACCTCCTTTCAGTCGTGGGTTCGATGGCCAGTGCTGCTGGAGGTAACGAAGGGCCTGATCCCAGGGAAGTTGAGCTTTATCTTGAGGAAATTCTTGCATTGACACAGGTTGGGGAAGACTACACAGAATTTATGGTGAACAAGATTCGTGGATTGCGAGATGTCAAGCCAGAACTCGGGCCACAGGCAATGAAAGCCTTCCGTAATGGTATCTTTAACAAAATGGAGCAGGATCTGACTGGGTTTTATGTGATCTTTGAGGAGTTCTTTATGGTGGAGAATGTAAGGAAGGCCACACGGATTGATGAGCCCGTACTGGATGGTCTCACAACCTCAATGGTGGACGATGTATTCTTTGTACTGCAGAGCTGCTGCAGGCGGGCAGCATCCACTGCAAGCATCAACTCGGTTCTTGCTGTGCTTGGTGGAGCAATGAGCCTTCTGAGCAATGAGTACCAGGAGGCACTGCAGTGGAGGATGCAGGAGCCAAATTTGGGTGCAAAGCTCTTCCTCGGTGGTGTTGGAGTCCAGAAGACTGGCGAGGAGATTGCGACTGTGCTGAACAACATGGATGTGAGCTCAGAGTATGTTCTGAAGCTCCGTCATGAGATTGAAGAGCTCTGCGCTGAGGTAAGTGTAGCATCTTTTTCAATCTATCCATTTGTTTATGTTGAAACGGGTACATGTTTGAGAATTAAGCTATATATGGATTTTCAAGTTTAGTCCATTTGATATGTTCGGTTTTTGCAATTTGTTATAGTTAATGAAAGGATTGCACAATGCTTTTGCATTCTCTGGAAATTAGTTGATTGTAATAGTATTACATGTGCATTTCATGACTTGCTAGTGTCTCTACTACCATCAATTTAGTGACTCTGGTAAACTCATTTGGCATCTCATATTTATGTAGTCGCGTAAAGTCGTAAATTTATATTTCTCAATAATGATCCACGTTATTTGGTAATGGTATCTCCTGTGTGACACTGCCGCATCCGTCATTTCATCTCTTATGTATCTTATCTTACTCCTaatatcataattcataaagaTTGTAtgttttgttgtcttgctaaaattgtttccagGTTGGCACTGCTAGATTGTAATGGATGTTGAAATGctgaatatatttttcttctgaGAAATATCAAATTTCTTTGTTGTAGCTACTTCAGCTAGCAACTTTCTAAGAATAACAGCATTGTGCTGCACACATTGAATAGTTATGATGCCAGCATGTAATGATAACGAATGTGCGAACTATGACATGTATAATCAAGCC
Coding sequences:
- the LOC133918886 gene encoding conserved oligomeric Golgi complex subunit 4-like, producing the protein MAVPSPLPTPRSPRRPDAILPPYTSSADAPSFLDFGDPASLAALRALTDAGAATRLLHECVAYQRALDARLDALLARRADLDRAAASLLRSAPPLLSLATSDAAALRESSSSTAALADALSSRVRHLDAAHSRADAALARAEAALDRSHALEAARRALAADDLAAAATSAHDFLAIDARFPTDDDLRRDLLDIKRRLEGLARRRLAAAVDAQDHPAVLRLVRLFPLLALADEGLQVYVAYLKKVVALRARADFEHLAELTSTSQPTSERPDFVGCLTRLFKDIVLAVEENDAVLRELRGEDGVAYAIIELQEECDSRGTQILRRYSDYRKLARLALDINSYTKNLLSVVGSMASAAGGNEGPDPREVELYLEEILALTQVGEDYTEFMVNKIRGLRDVKPELGPQAMKAFRNGIFNKMEQDLTGFYVIFEEFFMVENVRKATRIDEPVLDGLTTSMVDDVFFVLQSCCRRAASTASINSVLAVLGGAMSLLSNEYQEALQWRMQEPNLGAKLFLGGVGVQKTGEEIATVLNNMDVSSEYVLKLRHEIEELCAEVFHAPADREKIKSCLSELGEISASFKKILHSGLEHLVASVAPRIRPVLDTVATVSYELDDAAYGENEVNDPWVQKLILAVNINVAWLQPVMTSNNYDSFVHLIIDFIVKRLEVIMMQKRFSQLGGLQLDKEVRSLINHFSEMSQRPVRDKFSRLSQISTILNFERVSEILDFWGDNAGHLTWLLTPAEVRRVLGLRIDFRLEAIAALRL